GTTCTCCACGGTGACGTTGAAGGGGACGAGCGTGGGGTCGGGCGAGCAGAGGGCGGCCAGCTGGTAGACGCAGGTCCCCATGAAGTCGTAGCGTCGCCCGTCGAAGGTGGTGTAGTGGGGGTCCCCGGTGGCCACGCAGACGGAGCGCCCCGTGGCCACGCACTGCCTCACGCCCCTCACCACCCGGCACTGCTCGCCCGCTTTGCAGCTGCCCTCGTGGCAAATCACCATCCCCAGGGCCGGGTCGCAGCGGCACCGCGAGCGGCACGTCTCGTCCGCCCAAAACTCCTCTCCCGGAGCGCGGTAGAGACCGTCGTGGGTGCAACCGCAGCTGGAGGCCGGCACGCACTGAGCTCCGCTGAGGACGTAACCCGCGTCGCAAGCGCAGGTTTCCACGCAGGGTTGGGTGCAAGATTTCGGGGCGTCTCGGTTGCTGCAGGTAGCCGGGCAGGCGCTGCCGCAGGCTTCGTAGTGGCTGTGATCGGGGCAGGGCAGCGCTGcaagaggagagcagaggggggggggggggggattagcaggagggagcagaaatgcagccagGTTGCAAAGGGTTTGCACACGGAGGGTTTTTACGCGGCGTGGGTATTGCGTGCAAAATGCTCGGTGCGGTTGCACGGTGCAATATCTGCCCTCGGGGCATTGCACCGTGCAAACGCATCGAGCGTGTTGCATGCAACATCCTAGGGATGGATGCTGCAAGCAAAATGCTCGGTGCATTTGCACGGTGCAATATCTCCCCTTGAGGCATTGCACCGTGCAAATGCATCGAGCGTTTTGCATGCAACATCCTAGGAATGGGTACTGCAAGCAAAATGCTCAGTGTATTTGCGCGATGCAAATGCACACAGTATTTTGCATGCAATCTCTCCCCCCAGGGCATTGCACCGTGCAAATGCACACAACATTTTGCACGCCGTGTCCCTGCAGACCAACACTGCACCTTATGAATGCACTGAGTGCTTTGCACGCAGCGCTCCCAGGGTGGATATTGCACCGTGCAAGTGTGTTGAGCATTTTGCATGCAACATCCTAGAGATGGATGCTGCAAGCAAAATGCTCGGTGCATTTGCACGGTGCAATATCTGTCCTGGGGACATTGCACTGTGCAAATGCACACAACACTTTGCATGCAACGTCCTAGGAATGGAAACTGTGCCATGCAAACCTACGCAGTCGGCATCCTGGGAACTGATACCGTGCCGTGCAAATGCACCGTGCCAATGCACAGAATTGCTTTGCATGCAGCAACACCCCCTGGATGGATGATAACCTCTGCAAACACCCCGAGCATGTTGCATCTGAGCAATCACATGCAAACACCTTGAGCATTTTGCATGCACCCAGAGCTGGCTGCCCCACGGAGCGCTTTGCACGCATCGCCCCGCTCCAGAACCTCCCTCCTTTTGCAAAACCCGCAGCGAAAGGAGCAAAAACCCCATTGCTCACGGCATCTCGACGGCGTCCTCCAGTCGTGCACCGCCGCCCCGTGCTTCCTGCAGGTGGACGCGTACGTCTCCAGCGTCTTGCAGAGGATTTTCTTCGCTCCGTTGCTCATGCACACATCGTAAAGGCAATTCCGGAAGAAATCTCGGGGGCTGACGACGTCGTGGCAAGCCCTGAAGGGTCCCTGGAAGCTCTTTTTGATCAGCCCGCAGTACTGGTTGCCCGAATACAGCTCCCTCTTCTCCTCTTCGCACACCGGGCACTCCCCGTCGCAAAAATCCCAGCAGAACGGGTCCTCGTCGGGGACTTTCCAGGTGGAGGCCCACGAGATGATGGAAGCGGTGAGGTTCCCCTGCACGGGGATGTCGTCCTCTGGCTCCAGGTTGAAATTGCCGCAGAGGCCGCAGGTTTGCTCGGAGTAGCTGCTGGGGAGGTCGAGCACCAGGTGCCAGTTCCAATCGTACATCACCCGGAGGCCGAAATCCGTCTCGAGCACCGCCGCCAGCCCGCTCTGGTAGAGCTTCACCCTGTTGTCTTGCAGGCTGGCCGGGAGCAGGGTCAGCACGCCGTCCACCTGGGTGGGAGCAGCGGGTGAGCACCGGTTGCAGCGGCTTTGCAGCCGCGTGCAATTGCTTCGCAGTCACGTGCCGTTGTTTTGCTCTCGCACCGTGCGATGGTTTCTGCTGCATCGTGCAGGAACTTGGTCCACAATGGGCCAAACTCGGGTTATTTTGGCTCAGATCTTGTCCATCTTGACCCAAACCCTGCCCAGTTTAGGCCGAAACCCTACCCATTTTGGACCAAACCTTGATCAGTTTAGACCAAACCCTGCCCAGTTTAGGCCCCAAGCCCTGACCAACTTAATTCAAACTTCCCGTTTTGACCCAGATCTTGACCATCTTAGGCCCCCAACCTTGACCAGTTTAGGCCCCCAACCTTGACCAGTTTAGGCCCCAAACCTTGACCAGTTTAGGCCCCAAACCTTGACCAGCTCGGGCCCCAAACCTTGACCAGTTTAACTCAAACTTCCCATTTTGACCCAAATCTTGACCAGCTCGGGCCCCAAACCTTGACCAGCTCGGGCCCCAAACCTTGACCAGCTCGGGCCCCAAACCTTGACCAGCTCGGGCCCCAAACCTTGACCAGTTTAACTCAAACTTCCCATTTTGCCCCAAATCTTGACCAGCTTAGGCCCCAAACAACTCACCCTGACTTTGCCCACTTCCCTCCAATGGATGGAGATGCGCTGCCCGTAGACCTCAATTTCAGCCAAGCTGACGTAGGAGATGGATTTCACCCCACCCCGGATATGATTCTTCCCCACCACCTTGAAGGGCACCAATCTGGGGTCGTTCCCACAGAATTCAGCCATGGTGTAGGTGCAGGTGCCTTCAAAGTCGTAATCGAGCCCGTCGAAGGTGTGGTAGTGGGGGTCCCCCCAAGCCCAGCACGAGCCCACCAAGGTGGGGACGCACTTGGCTTGGCCGTCCTCCAGCTTGCACCTCTCCCTCAGCCGGCACCCGAGGGCTTTGCAGGGgtctgcaaggagaaaaaaaaacccaggggatgggatggatgcGCTGGTGAGGAGCTCAACCATCCCGGCACCAATCCCAACCGTCTCCTTTTCCAGCCATCTTTTCCCCAATTTcatggggaggtggggggggggaacgtCCAAATGAGACGTGTCCTTCCCCAGgatccttctctttcttcaagGAGGTGCCACTGTGGTTAAAATCAGGCGCAGCTTGACCCAAGGCCAAGGGATGGCTTTGCTGAAGCTTGCTACGAAACCCTCCCACCCCGTTTCTGTGCTGAGATCTTTGGCCATCGCCTCCCTTTGCTGCAGGGTTACCACCTCTAAACCAAGCAGCCAATTCACTCTCCCTTAAAAatcccctttttcctccctgctaTTCCCCCCCTTTCCCCCATTCGCCTTACTTTGGTTGATGCAACCCATGGTCCCATCCCGGATTTCGCAGGTTTCGTCATCGGTGCATTCGTGGCTGGTGCAATCCAAACCTTTTCCGGGGATGCAGGTGCAACGCCGCTGGCAGTTCTCCTTCAGGACCGACTCGTGGGgctgcaaggagagagagagggtgCGAAGCATTGCGATGAAATGTGCAAAAAGTTGGGCGTAGATTCTCAAAAATACGGAAGCGGGACGCAGGGATCAGATCCTTAATTCACCTCTTATTAAAAAANNNNNNNNNNNNNNNNNNNNNNNNNNNNNNNNNNNNNNNNNNNNNNNNNNNNNNNNNNNNNNNNNNNNNNNNNNNNNNNNNNNNNNNNNNNNNNNNNNNNNNNNNNNNNNNNNNNNNNNNNNNNNNNNNNNNNNNNNNNNNNNNNNNNNNNNNNNNNNNNNNNNNNNNNNNNNNNNNNNNNNNNNNNNNNNNNNNNNNNNNNNNNNNNNNNNNNNNNNNNNNNNNNNNNNNNNNNNNNNNNNNNNNNNNNNNNNNNNNNNNNNNNNNNNNNNNNNNNNNNNNNNNNNNNNNNNNNNNNNNNNNNNNNNNNNNNNNNNNNNNNNNNNNNNNNNNNNNNNNNNNNNNNNNNNNNNNNNNNNNNNNNNNNNNNNNNNNNNNNNNNNNNNNNNNNNNNNNNNNNNNNNNNNNNNNNNNNNNNNNNNNNNNNNNNNAAAAAATCGAGACGTGAGTACCTTGTAATATCTCCCATCCACGAAGCATCCGCATCCCTCCTTGGGGATGCAGCCCTCTCCATCGAAGACGAATCCTTCGTtgcagctgcagccttcagCGCAGGTTTGGGGGCACGTGGAGGCACCCGCGAGCCCCGCGCAGCTGTTGGCGCAGAGGTTGGCACACAGGGAGTAGGTGCTGTTTGCtgggcagctcagggctggaaagaaaaggatgagcGTCGCACGACTCAACGATGAGCAGCCCAGAACTGCACCCTGAGGCCGATGGAAATCCACCCTTTTGGCATGGGGATTGGCTTCTCCCACTTATCCCCAAGAAGAACCAAAATCCACCCCGTTGGTGTTTGCGTTGCCCTTTCCCATTTGCCCCCAAATGGAAGGGAAACCCACCCCATGGAGTTGGCTGTTCCCATTTGTCCTCAAAGAGGAATGAAAGTCAACCCCATTGGAGCTGGCATTGCCCTTTCCCATTTGCCCCCAAGTGGAAGGGAAACCCACCCCATGGAGTTGGCTGTTCCCATTTGTCCCCAGAGACGAATGAAAGTCGACCCCATTGGCGCTGCCATTGCCCTTTCCCATTTGTccccaagaaaaaaatgaaaacccaCCCCGATGGCATTTTCCCATCCCAACATTCGTGTCCCCCAACCCATGGAGGACCCTTCAGCGCTCGTCCCTCTGCCCATATTTCTCACTTCACATCAACGGGACGATGTTCCCCACTTCTTTCATCCCCAAACTTACGGCAGAAGGATGGATTCCTCCACGCCTCAACGGTGACACCGGCAGCTTGGCAAGAGAACGCGTAGCTCTGGATGCTCCGGCACAGGACGTCGGTGTTCCCCTCTGTAAGGCAGAGGTCTCGGATGCAGGCGTCCAAATACAGGGCTGGGCTGATGGTcttggagcaggaggagaaggggcCGTGGGGGTCCGTCAGGATGCCGCAGTAGTTGGGTTTTTGGAAgatcttcttcttctcttctatgCAGACGGGGCAGTCGTCGGCGGAGCATTTCTCCTCGCAAGCCACGTCGGGCGTTTTCCATCCGGAACCAAAAGCGGTGGCGTTAGGAGCCGGGTGGCCGTCGGGGAAGAGGAAATCATCCTCGCTGTTCCTGTTGTTGTTGCCACAGAGCCCACACAGGTGGCCCTCGTAGCCCGGCGGGGCCGTGACCGCAATGTGGTGGTGGAGGTCGTAGCGTATGATGAGGCCGAAGTCTGTCTGAAGCCAAACGCCCATCCCGTCTTGGTGTACCTGGACCTGCCCCTGGCCCAGGATGGCCGGGAGGCGGTGGGATATGGAGTCCACCTGGGGTAGAGGGAGAGAAATCCCCTGTGAGCTGCAGGAAATGGAGGTGGGAGCAAAAAAATGTCAAGGGAGGCACCTTCCAAATGAGATTTTGATGAATTGAGGGCTCCCAATTTGCAAGTGGAAGGGGAAAATGGGGGTGAATGTGGGTTTCCCATGGAGGTGTATGCAAAAAAGGTGGGAGGAGACACCTTCCAACCAAGATTTTGATGAATTGAGGGCTCCCAGTTTGCAAGAGGAGGGGGAACTGGGGATAAAAAGGATTTGTCTTGGAGATACGTGCAAAAAAATTTGGGGGGAGACACCTTCCAACCAAATATTTGGACAAATAAATGGCTCCCAGTGTGcaacaggaggaggaaatgggAATGAACTCGGCTTTGTCTTGGAGATAGGAGTGAGCTCTTCGCTCCATGAACTAAACCCACAATTTTTAGACCATATTTGCACCCAGAAAAGAGGTAGACCCCCAATCTGGCCCCAGTGGGACCATTCAACTTCGTGTCAAAGTCAACACGACCCCATAGACTTTGACGTCAACCAAGGAAAGGTTGAACACGAAACACAGCCGCATGAGGACGTGTCCCCTCTTTCCTGATGACAAAGCCAACGCTGTGTCACCAACTTTGTCACCACCAGGAGCCACCTTACCAGGACCGTCCCCCTCTTCCCTCGCTCCAGGGTCAAGGTGAACCCGTAGACTTCTACGGACAACGCTTCAACGCCGGAAACCTTCTTTTTTTGCCTGGAATCCTTCTTAATTTTCACGACGAAATGTTTGATGTCGTCACTGTTGGTGCAGCTCTCGGTGAGGATGTAGGAACACGTGCCCGGGAGCTCAAACGCCGTCCCGTCAAAGGACAAATAGCTGCGGTCGCCCGTGACCACGCAGGTCCCAACGGCGGTCAGCGGGCACTGGAGTACTCCGTTGACCATTTTGCAGCTGGTCGCGGTAGGAGCAGGAATTTCCTGGCAGACCACCACGCCGCCAGCTTGGCACTTGCACTCCTCCCGCTCGGCGGGGTGGAAAACCTCTTCCATCTTGTAGTAGAaaccatggtggaggcaaccgCAGCTGGCCATGGGGACGCACTCGTCGCCGCTGAACACGAAGCCCTCGTTGCACACGCAGCCCTCCCGACACCGCTCGGTGCAGCGCAGCGGGGTGTAGATGCTACTGCAGGTCTGGCCGCAGTCCAGCGAGCACAGCTCGTAGTGGCTGTTGGCCGGGCAGGACATCCCTGCACGGGGCGGATGGGATCGTTAGCAAGGACGAGAGTTGGCGGTTTTCCTCTCGTTAGGGAGAGCTGCGCCCAGAGACGACGTTGAACGAACGTCGATCCTTTTTCCTCCCGATGGTAGATATTTCCCTCTCTCCAAATATGTTCCCCCCTCCCAAATGTAGATGACCTTTCCATAAATGTAGATTGTTTTCCCCCAAATGTAGATATTTTCCCCCCCAAATTAAGACATTTTTCTCCCAAATATGGGATTGTTCCTCAAAATGTAGACCCTTCCCCCCAAAATGGAGACATTCCCCCTCCCAAATGTAGATTACTTTTCCCCAAACTTAGGCATTTTCCTCCACAAGCTTAGACACTTTCCTCAAGAtccagggttttttttttttttactccaaaatgtagaatttttcccccaaaatgtGAATACTTCCCTCCTCTACAGTGGCTTGTTTTCTCCTCCAAATGTAgatattttttctccccatatccagacttttttttttcccagaaacaTCGATATTTTTACTAAATGTAGATATCTTCCCCCCCAAATGTAGATATCTTTTTCTCCCTAAAtatagttaatatttttttccccaatgtAGCTCTTTTCTCCCAAAATgtagatctttttttctccccaaaagtagattctcccctccttcccccaaaTGTaggacattttttcccccaaaatgaagctctttttttcctctgctaaaAGCAGGTTTCCCCCAAACCACCTCATTTTCCCCATTAGCATCAGGGCCAAATGAGAACATTCCCTCCATCACCACCATCGCTCCAACACTGTATTCCCCATCAACCTCCAGTTTCCCCTGATCTAGACCACTTTGGGTCCATTTGATGTGATTTGACCTTTAAGCAGGCAATTATCTTCTGTTCTTAATTGGCCCAATGCAAATTATTTGGTGTCTACCGAGACTAAACCCCCGTCATCGTAACTGGATGAGATTTGTCACTCGATGGAAGGGAAACTCTCCCACACATTGGTCATACATGGGAACAACTGGATCTTGGGGTGGGATAAAGCGTTAAGTGAGACCATCCCCACATGGGTTTATCCCAAGACTGGGGCTCACAACCttccataaaacaaaataaaatccccaAATTCATCCAACTTACTGCAGAAATCATCCGTCCTCCACTCCTCGATGGTCACTCCGGCAGCTTGGCAGAGGTCAGCGTAGTGCGCGATGTGTTGGCACACCACCTCCTCCCGCGCCGGGTACAGGCACAAGTCACTCTTGCAATTCTGGTCGTATTTTGAGGGTTCCACCGTAGCGTGACACTCTCTAAAGGGTCCGTCCGCCCTTGAGATGATCCCGCAAAGCTTCTCCTGCTTGACGGTGGTCTTCGCGTTGGGACATTCCTTCCTGGACAGCTCCGTGCAACCCGGGACGTTTGCCACCTTCCAGCTCTGCCCGAAGGTATTGGGGTCGGACGTCATACGGCCGTTCTTCAGTATCATCTCATCGCTCGTGTCCCCGTTGTAGTTCCCACAGAGCCCGCAGAGGGTGTCCTCATAAATGGAGGGCACCGACACGCTGACGTCGCCGCGCCAATCGTAGGTGACGATGAGGCTGAAATCGGTCTCTATCACGACGCCCCGTCCGCCTCTGTAGATCAGGAACTTCCCGTGGTGGGAGTAGGGTAAGTTGACCGACTGGTCATCGATCTGAGTGCGAAAgtccaaaataaagaaaaggtttGGGATCCAAATAGGAAAACGGACTGTTTGTCAGTTAGGTGAAATGTGGTTTCGCgctgctcagctgcctgagGCTCGGGCAGCATCCAAAATTTGGACCCGACGTGGCCAAACCTGGACTAAAAGCATTCAAGTGATTCAGGTGATGCTCTACAGATTTAATCATCTGCCCCAGAGAGATGTCCACCAGCTCTGAGATGATGGGTGGCATCCAAGTTTGGCCCTAAAACATCCAACGTTGAACTTAAAACATCCTAAATTGGAACTAAAGCTTCCAAAATTTGGGCCTAAGTCATCCAAAACAGGACATAAACATCCAAAATTGGACCTAAAAATACCCCAAAATTTGGCCCTAAAGCATCCAAACTCTTTAGATGATGACTCTTCAAATTCAATCATCAGCCCCAAAAAGATGTCCACCAGCTTTGAGATGATGGGTGGCATCCGAATTGGGCCTAAAACCACTCAGAGCCTTGGGCCCAAAACCACCCAGAGCCTTCAGATGAACACTCTTCAAAATTGAATCATCTGCCCCCAAAAAGTTGCCCTCCAACCCCAAGAGGAGCGGTGCCGGAGGTTCACGCTGTGCGCTGACCTCCTGATTTGGGTGGAGATGTCTACTTTTGGGCAATTTAATTTCGGTTTGATGAAGGTGGAGGCAAGTGGGGCCAGTTGCTCTGAATCTCAGTTGTGTGATTGGAGAATAAGTGTCAagatttgggggggggggggacaatattttgtaatttcacAATATAGGAAAAAtagtaaagagaaagaaagggggaggaagaaagaaagaaagaaagaaagaaagggggaggaagaaaggcaggaaaaatgGAGTCGGGTTGAGGCGATAGAAGTGGAGAATGCAgaagttggggggggggggggacaatattttgtaatttcacAATATAGGAAAAAtagtaaagagaaagaaagggggaggaagaaagaaagaaagaaagaaagaaagggggaggaagaaaggcaggaaaaatgGAGTCGGGTTGAGGCGATAGAAGTGGAGAATGCAGaagttggggggggggaaggagaaaCAGGGGTGAACTCACGGTGATTTTATTGGGGTCCTGCTGGCTGACCGTGATGCTCTTCCCGTAGACCTTGACCTTCACGAGCGCGATGAGGGGCGGAGAGCCGCCGTCCCCGAGGCCGTTCTGCACCAACACCTGGAAGTCCACCAGACCTCCGCTCTTCTTGCACAACCCAACCAACTGGTAAAGGCAGGTGCCCTGGAAGGCGAACCTCTCGCCGTCAAAGCTCCTGTAGTGCGTGGCGCCCACCGCCGTGCAGACCGCACAACTCGTCGGGTAGCACCCCCGGATGCCCTCCTTCACCCCGCATTCCTCCTTGGCTCTGCAGCTGGCTTTGTAACACACCGCCCTCCTCTCCCCCTCGCAGAAGCAACGCTTGGTGCAGCCGTCGTCCCCCCAAAATTCCTCCCCGAGGCCGTAGAGGCGATCTCCGAAAACGCATCCGCACTCGGTTTTGGGGATGCATCTCCCGGCGTCCAACGCGAAGCCCTCCTCGCACCCGCAGCTCTCCACGCAGGACGATGCGCTGCAGTCGGACGGGGCAGCCGCGTCGTTGCAGGTGGTGGGGCAAGCGGACCCACACGCCGTGTAGTTGCTGTTCTCCAGGCAGGAGGGAACTGCAGAAGGAGATGGGATATTGGGGGGGGGGTCATGGATTATTTTGGGGTGGGTGTAAGAAAGCACGACGCCGCACCAAAAACACCCGTGTGGGATTTGGGGGGGGTGTTGGTGGGCTTGGTGCGTGGGGATTTGGTGGCACTCATGGGCGTCCTGGGTTTTTCAGATGgattttttggggggatttTCTGTGGATATCTGCACTCttcctattctttttttgttgttgttgttgttggcaTCCAGGGATATCTTGCGCTTTTTACATGGACTTCTGGAATTTTCCATTGACCTTCTGCGCTTTTCCTATGGATATTTGGGATTTTCTATGGATACCTTGGACTTTTCCCATTAATTTTTAGAGTTTTCCATGGACCTCCTGCGCTTTTCCCACGGATATTTGGGATTTTCATGGACCTCCTGCGCTTTTCCCACGGATATTTGGAATTCTCATGGATCTCCTGCGCTTTTCCCACGGATATTTGGGATTCTCATGGACCTCCTGTGCTTTTCCCACAGATATTTGGGATTCTCATGGACCTCCTGCGCTTTTCCCATGGATATTTGGAATTCTCATGGATCTCCTGCGCTTTTCCCATGGATTTTATCCCTAAATTCTGCCTGCTTGGGTCCCACAGCTCAAGGCGCACTTCGGTGCAACCTCATTCAAAACATCCAGTTCCCACCTCTCTTGGGGAGACCGAAAAGCACTGGGGACAAACAACACCATTTTATTCCCCTTTCACACCCCTACTCTGCTCATCCCCACCTTAACCAAGCCTTCATTAAAGCTCACAGCGCCCCAAAACCGAAGGGGTTTCCTCCTACTCACAACAACGCGCCGACGTCCTCCAGTCGGCCACGACGATTCCCTTCTCCTGGCAGTCGTCCGCGTAGGCATTCAGCGCTTCGCACAGAATTATGTGGAGCCCTTCGTAGTCGCAGAGgtcagaaatgcagtttttaagGTAGATATCGGGGTTGACGGCGTCGTGGCAGCTTTGGAAGGGTCCCAAGCGTTGGGTGAGCAATCCGCAAAATGCCTCCGACCCGTATTTCCCTCTCTCGCTCAGCTGGCAATGCTTGCACTCGCCGCTGCAGCTATCCAAGCAGATCCTGCCGTCGCCAAGAACCTTCCAGACCTGTCCCAGAACCACGGCGTTCTGCGCCAAGGTGCCGTCGGGCAGGAGGGCGTCATCGTTGGGATCGCCGTTGCTGTTCCCGCACATCCCGCACACTTTGCCGGAGTGAGAGCTGGGGATCTTCACCACCAAGTGGCCGCCCCAGTTGTACAGGACCTTCAGCATGAAGTCGGTTTTTATCAGGACGAACCTGCccttctgctggagctggagcttcCCGTGGGCGAGGGAGACGGGGAGGCGGGTGCGGTGGTTGTTCACCTggagggggagagaaaaaataagtggGAAAAATGGGGTGCGAGGCAACAGAAAGATTGGATTTGTTCCTTTTTGGAGGCGTCTTCTTGCGAGCTGCAAGCCCCTAActcagcagaaaggaaataaaaaaaaataaatcaaaaaccAACCAGCAACTCAACCAGCCACacaaagaaggaagggaggaagcgCCCAACcaaggaagagagggagggagggagggaagaagcgCCCAACCAACcaaggaaggaaggcagaaacGCCCAACCAACcaaggaaggaaggcagaagcGCCC
The window above is part of the Numida meleagris isolate 19003 breed g44 Domestic line unplaced genomic scaffold, NumMel1.0 unplaced_Scaffold354, whole genome shotgun sequence genome. Proteins encoded here:
- the LOC110391360 gene encoding IgGFc-binding protein-like (The sequence of the model RefSeq protein was modified relative to this genomic sequence to represent the inferred CDS: added 133 bases not found in genome assembly), which gives rise to MTSNSDEAVRPNLLLLLTAYADTTRVTLSSSDGAFHDTVTLRKDQTSSVHLPGALELVNKRISQKSLLVTSNKDISVVLTSSKTYSIGATAVLPVATLGTEYYVVTPNDAAKEGLKEFAVVAGKKPSSVSIKVKGRIYFRGMTYRSGSTLSVPLGPYQSLQLQSEGDLSGTKVTSDNAVAVFSGHTCAKVRSGCDYTVEQLLPVSEWGRAYVVPPNPVQRAHDLVYVVAAKATSISYQEGGVASTKYMEAGDVQVFRTKLNSPFYVNSSAVIQVVLFFTGAKGYFTWQDPFLLVVPPVSAYCTSYRFTGLNAYNHVVLVTRHSDTGAIMQRQQSMTNVEWKEIPGTEFSWSELRLKGVEDTWSIEFECGTFGLLGFGFTNYEGYGFAGLCATPSSTLSCSDVSCREQERCEMVEGEPTCIPETFSTCWVLGGPHYKTFDGKTFDFMGGCTYTLSMTCNQAVDLPFFSVEVKNGHRGNAKSPSIDAVIVQVYNVTVVALRSEDGFVRVNNHRTRLPVSLAHGKLQLQQKGRFVLIKTDFMLKVLYNWGGHLVVKIPSSHSGKVCGMCGNSNGDPNDDALLPDGTLAQNAVVLGQVWKVLGDGRICLDSCSGECKHCQLSERGKYGSEAFCGLLTQRLGPFQSCHDAVNPDIYLKNCISDLCDYEGLHIILCEALNAYADDCQEKGIVVADWRTSARCFPSCLENSNYTACGSACPTTCNDAAAPSDCSASSCVESCGCEEGFALDAGRCIPKTECGCVFGDRLYGLGEEFWGDDGCTKRCFCEGERRAVCYKASCRAKEECGVKEGIRGCYPTSCAVCTAVGATHYRSFDGERFAFQGTCLYQLVGLCKKSGGLVDFQVLVQNGLGDGGSPPLIALVKVKVYGKSITVSQQDPNKITIDDQSVNLPYSHHGKFLIYRGGRGVVIETDFSLIVTYDWRGDVSVSVPSIYEDTLCGLCGNYNGDTSDEMILKNGRMTSDPNTFGQSWKVANVPGCTELSRKECPNAKTTVKQEKLCGIISRADGPFRECHATVEPSKYDQNCKSDLCLYPAREEVVCQHIAHYADLCQAAGVTIEEWRTDDFCRMSCPANSHYELCSLDCGQTCSSIYTPLRCTERCREGCVCNEGFVFSGDECVPMASCGCLHHGFYYKMEEVFHPAEREECKCQAGGVVVCQEIPAPTATSCKMVNGVLQCPLTAVGTCVVTGDRSYLSFDGTAFELPGTCSYILTESCTNSDDIKHFVVKIKKDSRQKKKVSGVEALSVEVYGFTLTLERGKRGTVLVDSISHRLPAILGQGQVQVHQDGMGVWLQTDFGLIIRYDLHHHIAVTAPPGYEGHLCGLCGNNNRNSEDDFLFPDGHPAPNATAFGSGWKTPDVACEEKCSADDCPVCIEEKKKIFQKPNYCGILTDPHGPFSSCSKTISPALYLDACIRDLCLTEGNTDVLCRSIQSYAFSCQAAGVTVEAWRNPSFCPLSCPANSTYSLCANLCANSCAGLAGASTCPQTCAEGCSCNEGFVFDGEGCIPKEGCGCFVDGRYYKPHESVLKENCQRRCTCIPGKGLDCTSHECTDDETCEIRDGTMGCINQNPCKALGCRLRERCKLEDGQAKCVPTLVGSCWAWGDPHYHTFDGLDYDFEGTCTYTMAEFCGNDPRLVPFKVVGKNHIRGGVKSISYVSLAEIEVYGQRISIHWREVGKVRVDGVLTLLPASLQDNRVKLYQSGLAAVLETDFGLRVMYDWNWHLVLDLPSSYSEQTCGLCGNFNLEPEDDIPVQGNLTASIISWASTWKVPDEDPFCWDFCDGECPVCEEEKRELYSGNQYCGLIKKSFQGPFRACHDVVSPRDFFRNCLYDVCMSNGAKKILCKTLETYASTCRKHGAAVHDWRTPSRCPLPCPDHSHYEACGSACPATCSNRDAPKSCTQPCVETCACDAGYVLSGAQCVPASSCGCTHDGLYRAPGEEFWADETCRSRCRCDPALGMVICHEGSCKAGEQCRVVRGVRQCVATGRSVCVATGDPHYTTFDGRRYDFMGTCVYQLAALCSPDPTLVPFNVTVENNHRGSQVVSYTKEVTLKVYNVTLSLSQAEPNKLKVLGAGGGGGRRGENGGEGLKFAGKLRAWQVAPRLCNCKSCGKLLQRRCGFATAGTKPSLRCTLQEEPPAALQNLLCNPTPNFAGPVCPPKQHYELCGPACPSTCPNQEEDDGCDASSPCTEGCFCDAGFLKSGSGCVPAPQCGCLHEGRYLQRGEEFYPCERCSERCVCEGNGKVRCEPTSCGANEACTVQDGVRGCYPDGCGRCEVLGAATFRTLDGALLYFAGTCTYTLAEVAEGGEEEEEKLEPFLVRVQKEMNRAEPLVRQLLVTVHGVTVSLQRGVSGEVKVDGERHLLPVSVASDAVTVTQEGIHRVLRTRGGLKLLYDGATYVLVTLPSTYQGRTGGLCGDFDGNVANDVTDPQQLGDKWGIPTQGCVHGSPFSPCPQVEKSGCEMLEDAAGPFRGCHKVVTPRDYVESCGMEMCRRAGFQGRLDDAPGDAGSRTLCRSLQAYAAACQAAGGQLQEWREAAECPLSCPEGTHPQLCTPPCSQTCTSLTSTPPCGSQCFEGCVCPAGELLNGDECVTPDSCGCLHRGRLFQIAETILSADCSEVCTCRAAGGMQCTPFGCPFGQVCTLDNGVRACKEQPGRCTLIPSSRFISFDGNTGATTAPGIYVVTSLCRPAHSHWFRLLADVAEDEDRPLVVALHLFSRAAFVTVKRDKRLWVGGPPCFRHPALPWRRNRWVS